The following are from one region of the Methanospirillum hungatei genome:
- a CDS encoding nucleotidyltransferase substrate binding protein translates to MWDIRYKQRLTNYCRALEMLRQGTKIYHSRPLTQLEKQGFIKTFEFTFELA, encoded by the coding sequence ATGTGGGATATTCGGTACAAACAGAGATTAACAAACTACTGTAGGGCACTAGAGATGCTCCGTCAGGGAACAAAGATCTATCATTCCCGCCCTTTAACCCAATTGGAAAAGCAGGGGTTTATAAAAACATTTGAATTTACGTTTGAACTTGCGTGA
- a CDS encoding IS1634 family transposase: protein MDFDDIFVSDSDRTIGHLGLVAGSYDELNIGQIIDNFIPKTGPHHLTHGDIVKAMVINGLGYIERRLYLFPAFFTDISLTRLFNKEITPTQLNDDLLGRTLDAIHAFGETEMFNHIVSECLERDQFAINLVNNDTTNFSVHGNYDSDSNTEEIEITHGHPKDGRWDLKRFALGMATNQHGIPLLLQTFSGNESDKKALLEIITKVKKNLNVAEKVIHVADSAFYTEENLQTLGFHTFWISRVPLTISEAESLRKTSESFTSCEDSRYSYYCSSSNYAGVRQTWIVFHSSEQQRKKEKDFDKKVEKELIRAQKSLKHLACKRFACEPDARSAAAEWVSKHPWVIFDTCSIKQVHERLEKKRGRPGKDETLILKYVIEADISLNFTELEKEKSILGRFIIATNDLDLDPETTLNYYKGQSQVEKGFRFLKDKTFRVSDVFLKNTGRIQALAMIMVLCLYVYAITEYKLRKSLKETNETVPNQTGKPTQKPTLRWIFFLFRRVRELSLRIEGRIVTKVLNLDKTIRKIIRLLGTHHEKYYFT from the coding sequence ATGGATTTCGATGATATCTTCGTATCAGATTCAGATAGGACAATCGGTCATCTTGGACTTGTTGCTGGTAGTTATGATGAACTGAATATTGGTCAGATAATTGATAACTTCATTCCAAAAACAGGTCCACATCACTTGACACATGGCGATATTGTTAAAGCAATGGTCATAAATGGCCTAGGATATATTGAACGGCGGCTTTATCTTTTTCCTGCATTTTTTACCGATATCTCCCTCACTCGTCTTTTTAACAAGGAGATCACTCCAACACAATTGAATGATGATCTTCTGGGTCGGACTTTAGATGCAATTCATGCGTTTGGAGAAACCGAAATGTTCAATCATATTGTATCGGAATGCCTTGAAAGAGACCAATTCGCAATCAATTTAGTAAATAACGATACTACCAACTTTAGTGTCCATGGAAACTATGACTCAGACAGCAATACTGAAGAAATTGAGATAACGCATGGTCATCCAAAGGATGGTCGCTGGGATCTTAAACGATTTGCACTTGGAATGGCAACCAATCAACATGGAATTCCTCTTCTTCTTCAGACATTCTCAGGGAATGAGTCTGATAAAAAAGCACTCCTTGAGATCATAACGAAAGTTAAAAAGAACCTCAATGTTGCAGAAAAAGTCATTCATGTAGCAGATTCAGCATTCTATACTGAAGAAAATCTTCAGACGCTCGGCTTTCATACCTTCTGGATATCACGTGTTCCCTTAACAATATCTGAAGCTGAGTCTCTTCGAAAAACTTCTGAATCTTTCACTTCCTGCGAAGACAGTCGTTATTCATACTATTGCTCATCATCCAATTACGCCGGAGTCAGACAAACTTGGATTGTCTTTCATTCAAGTGAACAACAAAGAAAAAAAGAGAAGGATTTTGATAAAAAAGTAGAGAAAGAACTCATACGAGCTCAAAAATCCCTAAAACACCTGGCCTGTAAACGTTTTGCCTGTGAACCCGATGCCAGAAGTGCTGCTGCCGAATGGGTTTCGAAACACCCGTGGGTAATTTTTGATACTTGTTCTATAAAACAAGTTCACGAGCGATTAGAGAAGAAACGGGGACGGCCTGGAAAAGATGAAACGCTCATACTGAAATATGTTATTGAGGCTGATATCTCACTAAATTTTACTGAATTAGAAAAAGAAAAGTCAATTCTTGGCAGATTTATTATTGCGACAAATGATCTGGATTTGGATCCTGAAACCACGTTAAACTATTATAAAGGTCAATCACAGGTCGAAAAAGGATTCAGGTTTCTGAAGGATAAAACGTTCCGGGTGTCTGACGTATTTCTCAAAAATACAGGGAGAATTCAGGCTTTGGCAATGATCATGGTTCTTTGTCTATATGTATACGCCATAACAGAGTACAAGTTACGGAAAAGTCTCAAAGAGACTAATGAAACAGTGCCGAATCAAACCGGTAAACCAACTCAAAAACCAACATTACGCTGGATTTTCTTTTTATTTCGAAGAGTTAGAGAACTCTCACTTCGGATTGAAGGCAGAATCGTCACCAAAGTTCTCAATTTGGATAAAACGATTCGGAAAATTATTCGATTGCTTGGGACGCATCATGAAAAATATTATTTCACATAA
- a CDS encoding phenylalanine--tRNA ligase subunit alpha — protein MQLTLNEKRLLLELEKTGTTTPEEMGSILSRPAESVVQYGGLLSQKGLATVERNVTTTLSLTEEGSRYLTEGLPERQLYDSFGDSSSIADLNAHPHAKIGLGWMKRLGWVKIESGMVKKTGDATLSPLEINLKNPNAAPADIKKDLLKRGLVIEDESVRYLICITDEGKKLAAAGITLTEETGTLTADQISSGAWKDLSLRRYDITKLPRPVWPGKIHPYQRMIDEMRRILLDMGFTELHGSIIQGAFWNFDALFQPQDHPAREMQDTFHLAGKQDLPGGWEKVRDMHESGGDTSSTGWGGKWDPEKAKATVLRTHTTSLSIQHLAGHQNPPVKAFCIGRVYRREAIDPTHLPEFEQLEGIVMDSNVNFRNLLGFLKEFYVRMGFESVRFRPGYFPYTEPSVEPEVYIEDLGWVELGGAGIFREEVTSPWGINCPVLAWGLGVSRVAMLRMGLTDLRELYQSDIDWVRRMPVVHGGRC, from the coding sequence ATGCAACTAACTTTGAACGAGAAACGTCTGCTTCTCGAACTTGAAAAAACCGGGACCACAACTCCGGAAGAGATGGGAAGTATTCTTTCCCGGCCTGCTGAGTCAGTTGTTCAGTATGGGGGACTCTTATCGCAGAAAGGTCTTGCAACTGTTGAACGGAACGTCACAACAACACTATCCCTGACTGAGGAAGGAAGCCGGTACTTGACTGAAGGTCTCCCGGAACGTCAACTCTATGATAGTTTTGGTGACTCCTCTTCCATTGCAGATTTGAATGCCCATCCTCATGCAAAGATAGGGCTTGGCTGGATGAAACGGCTTGGCTGGGTAAAAATAGAATCCGGAATGGTCAAAAAAACCGGAGATGCAACCCTCTCTCCTCTTGAAATCAATCTGAAAAATCCTAATGCCGCTCCAGCTGACATCAAAAAGGATCTTCTCAAGCGAGGCCTTGTTATAGAAGATGAATCTGTAAGATATTTAATCTGTATTACTGATGAGGGGAAAAAACTGGCTGCAGCCGGGATTACACTTACTGAAGAAACCGGAACCCTGACTGCAGACCAGATCAGCTCCGGAGCCTGGAAGGATCTTTCTCTTCGCCGATATGATATCACGAAGCTCCCTCGCCCTGTCTGGCCCGGAAAGATTCACCCGTACCAGCGTATGATCGATGAGATGCGACGGATTCTTCTTGACATGGGTTTTACTGAACTCCATGGAAGCATCATTCAGGGAGCCTTCTGGAATTTTGATGCCCTGTTCCAGCCTCAGGATCATCCGGCCAGGGAGATGCAGGACACATTCCACCTTGCCGGAAAGCAGGATCTCCCGGGAGGTTGGGAAAAAGTCCGTGATATGCATGAATCTGGAGGCGATACTTCATCAACCGGATGGGGAGGGAAATGGGATCCTGAAAAAGCAAAGGCAACAGTGCTTCGGACTCATACCACCAGTCTTTCTATTCAGCACCTTGCAGGGCATCAGAATCCTCCGGTTAAGGCTTTTTGTATCGGCCGGGTATATCGTCGGGAAGCAATCGATCCAACCCACCTTCCTGAGTTTGAACAACTCGAAGGCATAGTCATGGATTCGAATGTGAACTTCCGTAACCTGCTTGGATTTTTAAAAGAATTTTATGTACGGATGGGATTTGAGTCGGTTCGGTTCAGACCCGGATACTTCCCATATACTGAACCCAGTGTCGAACCAGAAGTATATATTGAGGATCTCGGCTGGGTTGAGCTTGGTGGGGCAGGAATTTTCAGAGAAGAAGTAACATCACCCTGGGGTATTAACTGCCCGGTTCTTGCCTGGGGTCTAGGCGTCTCCCGTGTTGCCATGCTGAGGATGGGTCTTACTGATCTTCGTGAACTATACCAGAGTGATATAGACTGGGTACGGAGAATGCCGGTCGTTCATGGAGGGCGATGCTGA
- the pheT gene encoding phenylalanine--tRNA ligase subunit beta: MPVVSLPYKYLERLCGTDRQTIIDHLPMIGSDIERILEEQVDVEFFPSRVDLYSTEGVARAMRGFLGLETGEETYSVTPSSISFSVDDNLKDVRPYIASAVIRDIHLDNEAIISLMGVQEALHWVVGRGRAKVAIGVHDLDKLTPPFRYYGAPLTRSFVPLDYDREMTLAEIMEEHPKGRDYSHIVKDKPVMPLIEDANGNVLSFPPIINGELTRVTESSTNLLLDVTGTDERAVMTALKVLCTTLITAGGRCESVTVKNSVMPDLSPTLREIHVGSCNKLLGTSFSAEKIADILKKMRYGAEKSGEDIVSIRIPCYRADIMHEWDVYEDVAIGTGFSNLEAELPPTFATGCEHPINTLASSVRDICCGLGYLEVMPFTLSNDEIMYSRMKREPDPKALRVLHPISEEQTLVRTDLLPLLLDLLRMNKRRELPQRIFHTGDIVSDLQTFQSLALASTHPGADFSEAYATVDALMRELGVAYTPAESSDPAFTSGRAVDILVNGKKVGVFGEIHPGVLNLFDIDQPVAGIEISLHLIFQQ; encoded by the coding sequence ATGCCGGTTGTTTCACTTCCTTACAAATATCTGGAGCGTCTGTGTGGAACAGACCGACAGACTATCATAGATCACCTCCCCATGATTGGTTCAGATATCGAACGTATCCTCGAGGAGCAGGTGGATGTTGAATTCTTCCCGTCACGTGTGGATCTCTATTCAACAGAAGGTGTTGCACGTGCCATGCGAGGTTTTCTTGGACTGGAAACCGGAGAAGAGACCTATTCTGTTACTCCTTCATCTATCTCGTTTTCTGTTGATGATAACCTGAAAGATGTCAGACCTTACATCGCTTCAGCTGTAATCAGAGACATTCACCTTGATAATGAAGCGATCATCAGTCTCATGGGAGTACAGGAGGCACTGCACTGGGTAGTTGGTCGTGGCCGGGCAAAAGTAGCCATCGGTGTTCATGATCTTGATAAATTGACCCCTCCATTCAGATATTATGGAGCGCCATTAACGAGATCATTTGTTCCACTGGATTATGATCGGGAGATGACGCTTGCTGAGATCATGGAAGAGCATCCGAAAGGACGTGACTATTCCCATATCGTGAAAGACAAACCGGTCATGCCACTTATTGAGGATGCAAATGGCAATGTTCTTTCATTCCCGCCCATCATCAACGGAGAATTAACCAGGGTGACTGAATCATCGACGAACCTTCTCCTTGATGTAACAGGAACCGATGAACGTGCAGTTATGACGGCCCTGAAGGTTTTATGTACAACTCTCATCACTGCTGGAGGAAGATGTGAAAGTGTAACCGTCAAAAATTCTGTGATGCCAGATCTCTCCCCGACTCTTCGGGAAATTCATGTTGGATCCTGTAACAAACTCCTTGGGACATCATTCTCTGCTGAAAAAATTGCTGATATCCTGAAGAAGATGCGATATGGTGCTGAGAAATCAGGAGAAGATATTGTCTCAATACGAATCCCTTGTTATCGTGCAGACATTATGCATGAATGGGATGTGTACGAAGATGTTGCAATCGGAACTGGATTTAGTAACCTTGAAGCTGAGTTGCCTCCCACTTTTGCAACTGGGTGTGAACACCCCATCAATACCCTTGCATCATCTGTCCGTGATATATGCTGTGGATTAGGATACCTTGAGGTCATGCCGTTCACGCTTTCAAACGATGAGATCATGTACTCTAGGATGAAGCGTGAACCTGATCCAAAAGCGCTTCGTGTTCTTCACCCGATATCAGAAGAACAAACACTTGTCAGAACAGATCTTCTCCCCCTCCTTCTGGATCTGTTGAGAATGAACAAACGGCGCGAACTTCCCCAGCGGATTTTTCACACCGGGGATATCGTCTCTGATCTACAGACGTTCCAGAGTCTTGCTCTTGCTTCAACCCATCCAGGGGCTGATTTTTCAGAAGCTTATGCAACTGTTGATGCCCTGATGAGAGAACTTGGAGTTGCATATACTCCAGCAGAAAGTTCTGATCCTGCCTTTACATCCGGAAGAGCCGTTGATATTTTGGTTAACGGAAAAAAAGTTGGAGTATTTGGGGAAATACACCCAGGAGTATTAAACCTGTTTGATATTGACCAGCCGGTCGCGGGTATTGAGATTTCTCTTCATCTTATTTTTCAACAGTAA
- a CDS encoding acylphosphatase produces the protein MQKRLTILVTGRVQRVGYRGFARLIANRHGIFGYAENLPDGSVRIVAEGDEDDLARFCEDLKADDEPLILVESLMVSESAYEGTLTHFEAHFGDFQKEMFHRSELGLEYLKEMIKLQKRSLKMQEEMVSALRDMKKESRKRREVLERVIEAIHTQGIG, from the coding sequence ATGCAGAAACGACTCACTATTCTGGTAACCGGCCGGGTACAACGGGTCGGGTACCGGGGATTTGCCAGACTGATTGCAAACCGGCATGGAATTTTCGGATATGCTGAAAATCTTCCGGATGGATCAGTCAGGATTGTTGCTGAAGGGGATGAAGACGACCTTGCCAGGTTTTGCGAGGATCTAAAAGCTGATGATGAACCACTTATTTTAGTAGAATCACTTATGGTCTCTGAATCAGCCTATGAAGGAACCCTTACTCACTTTGAAGCTCATTTTGGTGATTTTCAAAAAGAGATGTTTCACCGGTCAGAACTTGGTCTTGAATACTTGAAAGAGATGATCAAGCTCCAAAAGCGGAGCCTGAAGATGCAGGAAGAGATGGTGTCTGCTCTGCGTGACATGAAAAAGGAATCAAGAAAACGCCGTGAAGTTTTGGAACGGGTTATTGAAGCAATTCATACTCAGGGGATTGGTTAA
- a CDS encoding response regulator: MSPRRILIVEDEAVTSVMLEKTLKELGYEVVGSAFDGREAIEIAREKHPDLILMDIRIQGDMDGIETAKLIYQQYNIPSIYLTAHSDEDTIKRAVESGPFGYLIKPFKERELYSNIEMVAHKHKLYRTTSARSEPEEPRGGMDRRQETQTPAAIPAPQPARPQDLRLGILAVQAIPHPVILLSTNGAITYSNPAFRNFHRMTTNQYDSTPSSIDELPELCRKIWASGKNRFKEGKGFSINGPIPIKGTPHRYRVDMLPLMEKGVLHFIVAIILPGESGTGAKTEITDSSGNLLEEVIDTIKEIRFLASSEETYRLHQIVTRADGVLKNLGEIKNISYPGQGEKKSGQILTG, translated from the coding sequence ATGAGTCCACGACGAATACTGATCGTTGAAGATGAGGCAGTTACATCAGTAATGCTTGAGAAGACTCTGAAAGAACTGGGATACGAAGTTGTAGGTAGTGCTTTTGATGGTAGAGAAGCTATCGAAATTGCCAGGGAGAAGCACCCAGATCTCATATTAATGGATATTCGAATTCAGGGAGATATGGATGGTATTGAAACGGCAAAACTGATCTACCAACAGTATAATATCCCAAGCATTTATCTGACAGCACATTCGGATGAAGACACAATAAAAAGAGCAGTAGAATCAGGCCCGTTCGGATACCTGATTAAGCCGTTTAAAGAGCGGGAACTGTATAGCAATATCGAGATGGTGGCACACAAACACAAACTCTATCGAACCACTTCAGCAAGAAGCGAGCCTGAAGAACCACGAGGAGGTATGGACCGTCGACAGGAAACCCAGACTCCAGCTGCTATTCCTGCTCCTCAACCTGCTCGTCCTCAGGATTTACGGCTCGGTATTCTTGCTGTTCAGGCTATACCGCACCCAGTGATCCTCTTATCAACAAATGGAGCCATTACCTATTCTAATCCTGCATTCCGTAATTTTCATCGGATGACTACGAATCAATATGATTCCACACCTTCCTCTATAGACGAACTACCCGAATTGTGTAGAAAGATATGGGCCTCAGGAAAGAACCGGTTTAAAGAAGGCAAAGGATTTTCAATAAACGGACCAATTCCCATAAAAGGGACACCTCATAGATACAGAGTCGATATGCTGCCACTTATGGAAAAAGGAGTACTACATTTTATCGTTGCAATTATTCTTCCAGGAGAGAGCGGGACAGGAGCTAAAACAGAAATTACTGATTCATCTGGAAACTTGCTTGAAGAAGTAATCGACACAATAAAAGAGATCCGTTTTCTTGCATCATCAGAAGAGACATATCGCCTACATCAGATTGTCACTCGGGCTGATGGTGTGCTAAAAAACCTTGGAGAAATTAAAAATATATCATACCCAGGTCAGGGAGAAAAGAAGAGCGGTCAGATACTAACCGGATAA
- a CDS encoding histidine kinase dimerization/phosphoacceptor domain -containing protein, which produces MIRILLVDDEPELLELEQRILEQKFGFATITASSGNEALEVFENQTIDAIISDYSMPGMDGIALLRKIREIHSTIPFILFTIREREEIAIEAINNGANFYMQKEKLPQVVFAELAHAITKSVELFRAEKNLKIQRDLALANANAKTLEETLLICTRAILDVSGMDGVGIYLFYEGDLSLATASGNVPGYHTQPVQQQVIPLLQAILKHAKTQFREQPEIMQTTPVLGEIENIQTDICASMHHHGKKIGAVHIFSYHKHDVFEVSLQRFVTDIIVQVGGYISDRLAEEALKNSENRMKALIRNLPGMVYHGHIDEERTMDFVSEAVYLLTGFHPNEITHNTVRSWGSLIYPHDRSHIPEVITRAIEKNVMFRLTYRILTRENKFKWVLEQGTGIYDSDGTLTGIEGIVMDITRQKILDDQVKMYHTRLKTLFMLMAAGCIIFKSEGTVENTVIIDINRAAEEIEQRTKIDLIGTDFQSLFHAADQELHDALSDILIDKKARTIQKCAIQYPNGLRYFDIFLSSAPVGTERTDVEIFLIYNDVTDRVITEKQIITSLHEKELLLKEVHHRVKNNLQIISGILKLQSMRIQDPRAQEIIQECRSQVYSMASIHELLYNSRDIGRVRVEDYISKLVDHFKQEYEGISARLKLIVRVDPVIVLDIERCIPCGLILNELIMNAVKYAFEPDQDGEIKISFTQDIQSYQMQVADNGRGLPKDFDVRKSQSLGMELTSQLTHQLRGKLDISSDKGTVFTVTFPKIDGGRGKNESTTNTDR; this is translated from the coding sequence ATGATACGCATTCTGCTTGTTGATGATGAACCCGAACTCCTGGAACTTGAGCAACGAATACTGGAACAGAAGTTTGGATTTGCAACAATTACTGCATCATCCGGAAATGAGGCATTAGAGGTATTTGAAAACCAGACAATAGATGCAATAATTTCTGATTATTCCATGCCTGGGATGGATGGAATTGCCCTGTTGCGAAAAATCCGGGAAATTCATAGTACCATCCCCTTCATCCTCTTTACCATTCGAGAACGAGAAGAGATTGCAATTGAGGCGATAAACAATGGGGCTAACTTTTACATGCAAAAGGAAAAACTTCCCCAGGTTGTTTTTGCCGAACTTGCCCACGCCATTACGAAGTCAGTTGAATTATTCAGAGCAGAAAAAAACCTAAAAATACAACGCGACCTTGCGCTGGCAAATGCCAATGCAAAGACCCTCGAAGAAACATTGCTCATCTGTACTCGTGCAATTCTTGACGTCTCCGGAATGGATGGCGTTGGAATATATTTATTTTATGAGGGAGATCTGTCCCTTGCCACTGCAAGTGGAAACGTGCCTGGTTATCACACACAACCTGTCCAGCAACAGGTTATTCCTCTGCTTCAAGCGATCTTAAAACACGCGAAAACCCAATTTCGGGAACAACCTGAGATCATGCAGACAACTCCGGTATTAGGAGAAATTGAAAACATTCAAACAGACATTTGTGCCAGTATGCATCATCATGGGAAAAAAATTGGTGCAGTCCATATTTTTTCCTACCATAAACATGATGTCTTTGAGGTATCACTCCAACGCTTTGTCACCGATATTATCGTCCAGGTTGGTGGATATATCTCTGACCGACTCGCAGAGGAAGCATTAAAGAACAGCGAAAACAGGATGAAGGCACTCATCAGGAACCTTCCAGGTATGGTGTATCATGGGCATATTGATGAAGAAAGAACCATGGACTTTGTCAGTGAAGCAGTGTATCTCCTAACTGGTTTTCATCCAAATGAAATAACTCATAATACTGTCAGATCCTGGGGATCACTCATTTATCCGCATGACAGAAGTCACATCCCTGAAGTAATTACTCGTGCAATTGAGAAAAATGTCATGTTCCGCCTCACATACCGGATTTTAACAAGAGAAAATAAATTCAAATGGGTACTTGAGCAAGGTACCGGGATATATGATTCTGACGGGACTCTGACAGGAATTGAAGGAATCGTCATGGATATCACCAGACAGAAAATCCTTGATGATCAGGTAAAAATGTACCATACTCGTCTGAAAACGCTCTTTATGCTCATGGCAGCCGGTTGTATTATCTTTAAGAGTGAAGGAACGGTAGAGAATACGGTGATAATTGATATAAACCGGGCAGCAGAGGAGATTGAACAGAGAACAAAGATTGATCTCATCGGTACGGATTTTCAGTCACTCTTTCATGCAGCAGACCAGGAGTTACATGATGCTCTTTCTGATATCTTAATTGATAAAAAAGCAAGAACGATCCAGAAATGTGCAATACAATATCCAAATGGTCTGCGATATTTTGATATATTCCTAAGTAGTGCTCCTGTTGGAACAGAGCGAACTGATGTGGAGATATTTCTCATCTACAATGACGTGACAGATCGGGTTATAACAGAAAAACAGATCATAACATCATTGCATGAAAAAGAGCTCCTTCTCAAAGAGGTTCATCACCGGGTAAAAAATAACCTTCAGATAATATCCGGAATTTTAAAACTTCAATCAATGAGAATTCAGGATCCACGGGCCCAGGAGATCATCCAGGAGTGTCGAAGTCAGGTCTATAGTATGGCTTCGATTCATGAATTATTATATAATTCAAGAGATATAGGAAGAGTCCGTGTAGAAGACTATATAAGCAAACTGGTTGATCATTTTAAACAGGAATATGAAGGTATATCAGCGAGACTAAAACTCATTGTCAGAGTGGATCCTGTAATCGTCCTTGATATCGAACGATGTATTCCCTGCGGACTGATATTGAATGAACTTATTATGAATGCAGTAAAATATGCATTTGAACCTGATCAGGATGGGGAGATCAAAATTTCATTCACTCAGGACATTCAGTCATACCAGATGCAGGTGGCCGACAATGGACGGGGGCTTCCAAAAGACTTCGATGTTAGGAAAAGTCAGTCTCTTGGCATGGAACTAACATCCCAGCTGACACATCAGTTACGGGGAAAACTTGATATTTCCAGTGATAAAGGAACGGTATTTACCGTTACATTTCCAAAAATAGATGGGGGCAGGGGAAAAAATGAGTCCACGACGAATACTGATCGTTGA
- a CDS encoding PAS domain-containing protein, whose amino-acid sequence MIGDYEEIRTIKELLQGSPQGMSITDISQELHLHRTTAAKYLDMLQMKGDVDLRIMGTSKIYHLSNRIPAAVIRNFYNGPYILFSARLIVKDYSSDLAEICGIEGDITGKDLSDPALHSLTHNTMTDICKRAVLGTPDEIDLSLTGKKMQRVLHIRIVPIVFDDGRAGCSFLIEDITELAMIRQEIEICEKELRMVSEDLTEFVFRCTPDGILKRVNHPFCIRMDRKPEELLGFPYEPVISHVDIERLSKIKREITPSSPTQTISFKAIQPDGMVAFEEWTYRGIFTENGTLSGYLAVGHDISKQKHLEEQLNTFHASFEALVKQRTKEMRQANQDLMKEIARRERIERELLIIEAAFNHASDSILLFERSGDLWRANETSCRLLGYTQEEISHISVFDINQEITQEIWDEMWENAEEESGISRVISTHVRRDDTIIPVEVSRTFFKAGSMTLFCSIAREMR is encoded by the coding sequence ATGATTGGAGATTACGAAGAAATACGGACCATTAAAGAACTGTTACAAGGATCTCCACAGGGGATGTCAATAACTGACATATCACAGGAGTTACATCTACATCGGACAACTGCAGCGAAATACCTGGATATGCTTCAGATGAAAGGTGATGTTGACCTTCGGATCATGGGAACATCAAAAATATATCACCTTTCAAACAGAATCCCAGCAGCAGTAATCCGTAATTTTTATAATGGTCCATACATCCTCTTCTCAGCACGGCTGATAGTGAAAGACTACTCATCAGACCTAGCAGAAATCTGTGGTATCGAGGGCGACATTACCGGTAAAGATCTCTCCGATCCCGCTCTTCACTCTCTTACTCATAACACCATGACTGACATTTGTAAGCGTGCAGTCTTGGGAACCCCAGATGAAATAGATCTTTCATTAACCGGAAAAAAGATGCAGAGAGTTTTGCACATCCGGATTGTTCCTATTGTATTTGATGATGGCCGGGCAGGATGCTCATTTCTCATAGAAGACATCACTGAACTTGCCATGATCAGACAGGAGATTGAGATCTGTGAGAAAGAACTCAGGATGGTATCTGAGGATCTAACAGAATTTGTTTTCCGATGTACACCTGATGGCATCCTCAAACGGGTAAATCATCCATTCTGTATCAGGATGGACAGAAAACCGGAGGAGTTGCTCGGATTCCCTTATGAACCAGTAATATCGCATGTGGACATCGAACGCTTATCCAAGATAAAACGTGAAATTACACCCTCTTCTCCCACACAGACCATTTCATTTAAAGCGATTCAACCAGATGGAATGGTGGCATTCGAGGAATGGACATACCGGGGAATATTTACCGAGAATGGTACTCTTTCCGGGTATCTGGCTGTAGGGCATGACATTTCGAAACAAAAACACCTCGAAGAACAACTCAACACATTTCATGCAAGTTTTGAGGCTCTTGTTAAGCAGCGTACGAAAGAGATGCGGCAGGCTAACCAGGACCTTATGAAAGAGATAGCACGCAGAGAACGGATCGAGCGTGAACTCCTCATCATTGAAGCCGCCTTTAACCATGCATCAGACTCAATTCTCCTATTTGAACGATCAGGAGATCTCTGGCGGGCGAATGAAACAAGCTGCAGGCTGCTTGGATATACGCAGGAAGAGATATCCCATATTTCAGTTTTTGACATTAACCAAGAGATAACACAAGAAATATGGGATGAAATGTGGGAAAACGCAGAAGAAGAATCTGGGATATCACGGGTGATATCAACTCATGTCAGAAGGGATGACACAATTATTCCGGTCGAGGTCTCAAGGACATTTTTCAAAGCAGGTTCTATGACTTTGTTCTGCTCAATAGCAAGAGAGATGCGATAA